The sequence CCAACGTGCCCCACCGGTCGTAGATAGATAGTTCGGCATTGGGATAACGATCGATGTTCACCGGTGCCCAGGTGTCGTTTTGCCCGTCGCCGTTGGGCGAAAACGCCGTGGGTGTCAGCAATTGTGTAAACAACGTCAGCGTGAGCCTGTCGCTGAACTGGCACCCGTGCTGATCGGTGATGGTCAGTGTATAGCTGGTCGCCACCGCCGGGTTCAGCAGCGGCCGGGCGATCGTCGGGTCCGACACACCGGCGGGGGGTAGCCACTGGTAGCGGTAACCGGGGTTTTCAGGTACGTTGTCGGGCTGCACCAACGTGTTCTGCCAGACGGGTTCGGGTTGGTCAAGCTTGAAATCGGGCAGTGAAACCAGCTGTGGGTTAAAGGCATAGACGGCCGTTTGCTGGCACCCGGCCGGGGTCGTGACGGTCAGGCTGAAGGTGGTGCTGGCGCCGGCGGTCTGGCGGGGCGCCGTGCCAGCCTCGACGCCATCGCGCAACCAATGAAGCGTATTCGCCGCGTCGGTCTGCGCCACAATGGTTGTTTGCTGCCCGGCACAGAGCGTGAGGCTCCCGGCCACTAAACTCACCGCCGGAGGTGGCGTCACGGCTATTACGGGTTTGTCGGGTGCATTTACACAGGTAGGGAACGCGCCGTCGAGGGCATACACGCCCGCCTGATTTACCGGCAGTGACGCAAGCCCATCGCTACCGGGTATTGGCATTCCATTGCGGGTCCAGACATAGCCCGACACGTCGCCGCCCGATACGGTCAATGTGGTTGACTTATCCTGGCAGATGCTCAGCGAACCAGCGGGGGCAATGTGTAGCGTCGTCTGGGGTATAAACTGCACCAGCCCGTCACTGCTGATGAGCAGCGTGCAGCCCGTTGGCGTGCTGATGCGCAGGCGGTACGGCGTTTCGTCGGCAACCGTAAGCCGGGGAACGTTGAACGAGTTGACCACCTTTCCCGCCTGATTCAGCCATACATAGCCGTTGGCCGGGTCGGCGGGCTGCACGGCGAGTTCATACGTATTGCCCCGGCACACCACCGACTGACTGGCAACCAACTGCGCCGTCGGCCGGGTCCCCACCGTCACGGAAAGCGGCGGCGGAAACTGTATGCACCCCGCCCCGTCGCCCCGAACGTTGTAGATACCTTCGTCAGCGACGGTCAGGGTAGCCGAGAACGGAGCAGTCAGCGCCTGCCCGTTGCGGATCCAGACCGGGTTGATAAGGTCGCCCCCGCCCTGCACCAGCCGTACCGAGCCGCCTTCGCAAAACGCCATTGGGCCGTCGGCCTGCAAGGTAATGGTCTGGCTGGCGTAGGCCGTCACGAGCGGCGCCGTAGCCACGTAGGTGCAGGCCGATGGACTCACCACCACCAGCGAATACGCATCGGGGCTATTGGTGGCCAGTACCGGCCCCGCCACGATAAACCGATGCTGACTGTCGACCCATTGATACTGATTGGTGGATGAACTGAGCTCGGCGGCCAACGTGAACGATTGCCCCGCGCACACCGACGTAGCCGACGCATTAACGGCTGTAACGGGTAAATCGATGATCGTGAGCGTAAACACGCCGTTCACCGTCACAGTCGGGTCGGTTTCCCACTCGCCGCCGAGTGTATACGTACCTGGCTCGTTGACCGTAATCGACATGTCGCGATCCTGACTG comes from Fibrella aestuarina BUZ 2 and encodes:
- a CDS encoding gliding motility-associated C-terminal domain-containing protein, which gives rise to MNRHPTKTSQWAAFLRFWGGWSCWMWAVLLCLLGQARGQAASLSAAQLARAASTTLVITPARPLTLCRGSFTQIQASVPADFTPNWYWTKDGVKFSQDRDMSITVNEPGTYTLGGEWETDPTVTVNGVFTLTIIDLPVTAVNASATSVCAGQSFTLAAELSSSTNQYQWVDSQHRFIVAGPVLATNSPDAYSLVVVSPSACTYVATAPLVTAYASQTITLQADGPMAFCEGGSVRLVQGGGDLINPVWIRNGQALTAPFSATLTVADEGIYNVRGDGAGCIQFPPPLSVTVGTRPTAQLVASQSVVCRGNTYELAVQPADPANGYVWLNQAGKVVNSFNVPRLTVADETPYRLRISTPTGCTLLISSDGLVQFIPQTTLHIAPAGSLSICQDKSTTLTVSGGDVSGYVWTRNGMPIPGSDGLASLPVNQAGVYALDGAFPTCVNAPDKPVIAVTPPPAVSLVAGSLTLCAGQQTTIVAQTDAANTLHWLRDGVEAGTAPRQTAGASTTFSLTVTTPAGCQQTAVYAFNPQLVSLPDFKLDQPEPVWQNTLVQPDNVPENPGYRYQWLPPAGVSDPTIARPLLNPAVATSYTLTITDQHGCQFSDRLTLTLFTQLLTPTAFSPNGDGQNDTWAPVNIDRYPNAELSIYDRWGTLVYAGRSGEAPFDGTLRGEPLPGGIYTYRIRLNIQQIESRGTLRLIR